A window of Clostridium sp. 'White wine YQ' contains these coding sequences:
- the deoC gene encoding deoxyribose-phosphate aldolase gives MNSSELAKIIDHTILKPEASIESVKKICEEAVKYNFASVCINPTNVKLAAELVAGTEVKVCTVIGFPLGANTSKVKAFETEDAIANGAHEVDMVINIGRLKDKDYDYVREDIKAVVNAAKGKALTKVIIETCLLNDEEKVMACKLAKEAGADFVKTSTGFSTGGATPEDIKLMRETVGPDMGVKASGGVRSLADAEAVVANGATRIGASSSIEIVEGRTAKGNY, from the coding sequence ATGAATAGTAGTGAATTAGCTAAAATAATAGACCATACTATACTTAAACCAGAAGCAAGTATTGAAAGTGTTAAAAAAATATGTGAAGAAGCAGTAAAATACAATTTTGCATCTGTATGCATTAACCCAACAAATGTTAAGTTAGCTGCTGAATTAGTTGCTGGAACAGAAGTTAAAGTTTGTACAGTTATAGGATTCCCTTTAGGAGCAAATACTTCAAAGGTTAAAGCTTTTGAAACAGAAGATGCAATAGCAAATGGTGCACATGAAGTAGATATGGTTATAAATATAGGAAGACTTAAAGATAAGGATTATGACTATGTAAGAGAAGATATAAAAGCTGTTGTTAATGCCGCAAAAGGTAAAGCGCTTACAAAAGTGATAATTGAAACTTGCCTTCTAAATGATGAAGAGAAGGTAATGGCATGTAAGCTTGCAAAAGAGGCAGGTGCTGATTTTGTAAAAACTTCAACAGGATTTTCAACTGGTGGAGCTACTCCAGAAGACATAAAATTAATGAGAGAAACAGTAGGTCCTGATATGGGAGTTAAAGCATCTGGTGGAGTTAGAAGCTTAGCTGATGCTGAAGCTGTAGTTGCAAATGGAGCAACAAGAATAGGAGCATCCTCTTCTATTGAAATAGTTGAAGGAAGAACAGCAAAAGGAAATTATTAA
- a CDS encoding DNA polymerase IV produces MERRIIHVDMDAFFASVEVMDNKSLKGKPVIVGGTSERGVVSTCSYEARAYGVHSAMPIFMAKERCPHGIFLPVRYGRYKEISKKVFDILEEVSNIIEPLSIDEAYIDITSSKFETMEAAKYIKNRVKTELGLTISVGISYNKFLAKLASDWNKPDGIMEITKEMMPEILFPLPISKVYGLGVKSVQKLNNIGVFKVHELYKLPKELFSYYFGKFGNEIYDRIRGIDNRPVKISHERKSIGKETTLKHNTNDINELRPYLENFSREIAYLLSQRELSGRTITIKYKTWDFKSHTRSKTLNTYINSYEDIFNESFSILTEESIEEDLRLIGLSISSLKENTMYQMRLF; encoded by the coding sequence ATGGAAAGAAGAATAATTCATGTAGATATGGATGCTTTTTTTGCCTCCGTAGAGGTTATGGATAACAAATCCTTGAAGGGGAAACCCGTTATTGTTGGAGGAACAAGTGAAAGAGGAGTAGTGTCAACATGTTCATACGAGGCGAGGGCTTATGGGGTACATTCTGCTATGCCTATTTTTATGGCTAAAGAGAGATGTCCACATGGAATCTTTCTGCCTGTAAGATATGGACGATATAAGGAAATTTCAAAGAAGGTATTTGATATCTTAGAAGAAGTTTCTAATATAATAGAACCTCTTTCTATTGATGAGGCATACATAGATATAACCTCTTCAAAATTTGAAACAATGGAAGCAGCAAAATATATAAAGAATAGAGTTAAAACAGAACTTGGTTTAACAATATCCGTAGGGATTTCTTATAATAAGTTTCTTGCAAAACTAGCATCAGATTGGAATAAACCTGATGGAATCATGGAAATAACAAAAGAAATGATGCCAGAAATTCTATTCCCTTTACCAATTTCAAAGGTATATGGGTTAGGGGTCAAATCAGTGCAAAAATTGAATAATATCGGGGTATTTAAGGTACATGAATTATATAAATTACCTAAAGAATTATTTTCATATTATTTTGGTAAATTTGGTAACGAAATCTACGATAGAATAAGAGGAATAGATAATAGACCAGTTAAAATAAGTCATGAAAGAAAATCCATAGGTAAGGAAACAACTTTGAAACATAATACCAATGACATAAATGAGCTAAGACCTTACTTAGAGAATTTTTCAAGAGAAATAGCATATCTATTATCTCAAAGAGAATTATCTGGAAGAACCATAACTATAAAATATAAAACATGGGATTTTAAATCCCATACAAGAAGCAAGACCCTTAATACTTATATTAATAGTTATGAAGATATATTTAATGAGTCTTTTAGTATTTTAACTGAAGAGAGTATTGAAGAAGACCTAAGACTTATAGGGTTATCCATTTCTTCATTAAAAGAAAATACTATGTATCAAATGAGATTGTTTTAG
- a CDS encoding DUF4003 family protein, with protein MDNVRKLSNIIIEKYNRVKLDLRFDGEYLNYFAALLEMVNKKEINTINVKNIRKYFSKNTPWHSSFRGTGLYIVSLLISLKHEDYKLKVDELINIEEELKSLGYKEGGYLALACYILSEYGKEDFVNKFHNIFIKIQRKNSKITWEEDYPIVALMVAKEITLEYIEKNYKECFNLYENLEAKSSNITQDIVNMSLIYNEKFDIDSSIIDNKIEHQYAILYPLFFKDYNKYTNKFEKCQDFLEEHTELQLFMDKSFRKFLSFALVIINEEKLIKDEICELIAICIFNFTKTQEMSILSELT; from the coding sequence ATGGATAATGTTAGAAAGTTATCAAATATAATTATAGAAAAATATAATCGAGTAAAATTAGATTTAAGATTTGATGGAGAATATTTAAATTACTTTGCAGCTTTACTAGAAATGGTTAATAAGAAGGAAATTAATACAATCAATGTAAAAAATATAAGAAAGTATTTTTCTAAAAATACTCCTTGGCATTCATCATTTAGGGGGACAGGTCTATACATAGTATCACTACTGATTTCACTAAAACATGAGGACTATAAATTAAAAGTAGATGAATTAATAAATATAGAAGAGGAATTAAAATCTTTGGGGTATAAAGAAGGAGGATATCTAGCATTAGCATGTTATATTCTATCTGAGTATGGAAAAGAAGATTTTGTTAATAAATTTCATAATATTTTTATTAAAATTCAAAGGAAAAATTCCAAAATTACATGGGAAGAAGATTATCCTATAGTGGCTTTGATGGTAGCTAAAGAAATTACATTAGAATATATTGAAAAAAACTATAAGGAATGTTTTAATTTATATGAGAACTTAGAAGCTAAAAGTTCAAATATCACTCAAGATATTGTAAATATGTCTTTAATATATAATGAAAAGTTTGATATAGATAGTAGTATTATAGACAATAAAATAGAACATCAATATGCTATTTTATATCCTTTGTTTTTTAAGGATTATAATAAATACACGAATAAATTCGAGAAATGCCAAGACTTTCTTGAAGAACACACTGAGTTGCAATTGTTTATGGATAAAAGTTTTAGAAAATTTTTATCTTTTGCTCTAGTAATAATTAATGAAGAAAAACTAATTAAGGATGAAATATGTGAACTTATTGCAATTTGTATATTTAACTTTACAAAGACACAGGAAATGTCTATTTTAAGTGAATTAACGTAA
- the nadA gene encoding quinolinate synthase NadA, with product MNLIEEINKLKKEKNALILAHYYQSDEVQDIADYVGDSYYLSKVAMSSPSETIVFCGVKFMAESAKILSPNKKIIFPNPDAGCPMADMASADKLKEFKEEHPNAVVVCYINSNTDVKSLCDVCVTSSSAVNIIKNIPNEEIIFLPDKNLGEYIAEQFPEKKFYLWDGYCITHKKVKAQHVQAIKEIRPAAEVLVHPECEKEIRELADFLGSTGEIIDYSVTSPSKEFIVVTESGVLHEMKKKSPDKEFYVPGTTMTCINMKKTNLEDIYLSLRDNLNEINIDEDLRMKAYRSLENMHILSQRRD from the coding sequence ATGAATTTAATTGAGGAAATAAACAAACTAAAAAAAGAAAAAAATGCCCTAATTTTAGCACACTATTATCAGTCTGATGAGGTTCAAGATATAGCTGATTATGTTGGTGATTCTTATTATCTAAGTAAAGTAGCTATGAGTTCTCCTTCTGAAACTATTGTTTTTTGCGGAGTAAAATTTATGGCGGAAAGTGCAAAAATTCTTTCACCTAATAAAAAGATTATTTTCCCAAATCCAGATGCAGGCTGCCCAATGGCAGATATGGCAAGTGCAGATAAGTTAAAAGAATTTAAGGAAGAGCATCCAAATGCAGTTGTTGTTTGTTATATCAATTCAAATACAGATGTTAAGAGTCTATGTGATGTATGTGTAACCTCCTCATCTGCAGTCAATATTATAAAAAATATACCCAATGAGGAGATAATCTTTTTACCTGATAAAAATCTAGGTGAATATATCGCAGAACAATTTCCTGAAAAGAAATTTTACCTATGGGATGGATATTGCATAACACATAAGAAGGTAAAGGCTCAGCATGTACAAGCTATAAAGGAAATACGACCTGCAGCTGAGGTATTAGTTCACCCTGAGTGCGAAAAGGAAATACGCGAATTAGCTGATTTTCTAGGAAGTACAGGTGAAATAATAGATTATTCAGTAACTTCTCCAAGCAAAGAATTTATAGTAGTTACTGAATCTGGGGTACTTCATGAAATGAAAAAAAAGAGCCCTGATAAGGAATTTTACGTACCTGGCACTACTATGACCTGTATTAATATGAAAAAAACTAATTTAGAAGATATTTATCTATCTTTAAGGGACAACTTAAATGAGATTAATATAGACGAGGACTTAAGAATGAAAGCATATAGATCATTAGAAAATATGCATATTTTATCACAAAGAAGGGATTAA
- a CDS encoding L-aspartate oxidase translates to MEKYTDVLIVGSGISGLYLALNLDEDINITIITKGKLNDTNSYLAQGGISTALSDEDIPLFINDTLKAGKYKNDLNAVEILARESMENILRLKTLGVPFDSTSEGFKFTREGAHSVNRIVHVKDSTGKSVQETLVTSVKKHKNITILEDATLLDIMVKNRCCVGGQVLIDENQISIHSKVVVLATGGIGGLFTNSTNQRALTGDSINIALKHKITLKDLKYIQIHPTALYDNNADSRRFLISEAVRGEGGKLLNPRGQRFINELLPRDVVSKAIFDEMKKFNVPNVFLDISFLDEDFIKNRFPAIYENCLNKGIDITKEPIPVSPAQHYFMGGIDVNTHSESSLKHLYAVGETSCTGVHGANRLASNSILEALVFSRRAAKSINSCICDIPIINMNIPLIDGNINTFIYENKVNTINLFKRSANNINVEFSYSR, encoded by the coding sequence TTGGAAAAATACACAGATGTTTTAATTGTTGGTAGTGGAATTTCAGGTCTTTATCTTGCACTAAATTTAGATGAAGATATCAATATAACCATTATTACGAAAGGAAAACTAAATGATACGAATAGTTATCTAGCACAAGGAGGTATCTCCACTGCTCTTTCAGATGAAGATATTCCTCTTTTTATAAATGATACTTTAAAAGCTGGAAAATATAAAAATGACCTTAATGCTGTGGAGATACTGGCTAGAGAATCAATGGAAAATATATTGAGATTGAAAACATTAGGAGTTCCTTTTGATTCAACTTCAGAAGGTTTCAAATTTACAAGGGAAGGTGCTCATAGCGTTAATAGAATTGTTCACGTTAAAGACTCAACAGGAAAATCAGTTCAAGAAACATTAGTTACCTCAGTTAAAAAGCATAAGAATATAACCATCTTAGAAGATGCAACTCTTCTAGATATAATGGTAAAAAATCGTTGTTGTGTAGGTGGACAAGTTTTAATTGATGAGAATCAAATTTCTATACATTCTAAAGTAGTTGTTCTTGCCACTGGTGGTATAGGTGGATTATTTACTAATTCTACGAATCAACGGGCTTTGACAGGTGATTCTATAAACATAGCACTAAAACATAAAATAACGCTTAAGGATCTTAAATACATCCAAATTCATCCTACAGCTTTATATGATAATAATGCTGATTCGAGACGTTTTTTAATCTCCGAAGCTGTTAGAGGCGAGGGTGGGAAATTGTTAAATCCACGGGGACAGAGGTTTATAAATGAACTTCTTCCAAGGGATGTTGTCTCAAAAGCAATATTTGACGAGATGAAGAAATTTAATGTTCCTAACGTTTTTCTAGACATTTCATTTTTAGATGAGGATTTTATTAAAAATAGATTTCCTGCTATATATGAAAATTGCCTTAATAAAGGAATTGATATTACAAAGGAACCTATTCCAGTCTCTCCTGCTCAGCACTATTTCATGGGAGGCATAGATGTAAATACGCATTCTGAATCCTCCTTAAAACACTTATACGCAGTAGGAGAAACAAGTTGTACAGGAGTTCATGGTGCCAATAGATTAGCTTCAAATTCTATTTTAGAAGCTCTTGTATTTTCAAGACGAGCCGCTAAATCTATTAATTCTTGTATATGTGATATTCCAATTATTAATATGAATATTCCATTAATTGATGGCAATATTAATACCTTCATTTATGAGAACAAAGTTAATACAATAAACTTATTTAAAAGGAGTGCAAATAATATAAATGTTGAATTTTCTTATAGTAGATAA
- the nadC gene encoding carboxylating nicotinate-nucleotide diphosphorylase, whose protein sequence is MNFLIVDKIIKDALVEDIPTEDISANSVIPLGSISKIDLLAKEEGILAGLEVFKRVFTILGDVVVSLYKNDGDRALPGEKIGELVGNTHHILMGERVALNLLGRMSGIASTTNKAVKILEGSKTKILDTRKTTPNLRILEKYSVKVGGGENHRQNLSDGVLLKDNHISFAGGVKKAVELAKNNNSFVRKIEVETENLGMVKEALDARADIIMLDNMNIETIKEALSLINGKCLVECSGNITLNNLENYRNLEIDYISSGALTHSVTPLDLSMKNLREIK, encoded by the coding sequence TTGAATTTTCTTATAGTAGATAAAATAATTAAAGATGCTTTAGTAGAAGATATTCCAACTGAAGACATTTCAGCAAATTCAGTAATTCCACTTGGTTCCATTAGCAAAATTGATTTACTTGCTAAAGAGGAAGGAATATTAGCTGGATTAGAGGTATTTAAAAGAGTTTTTACTATTTTAGGGGATGTTGTTGTATCATTATATAAAAATGATGGGGACAGAGCGTTACCTGGTGAGAAAATTGGTGAATTAGTTGGTAATACTCATCACATACTTATGGGTGAAAGAGTTGCTCTAAATCTTTTAGGTAGAATGAGCGGAATTGCATCTACAACCAATAAAGCTGTTAAAATTCTTGAGGGTTCTAAAACAAAAATTTTAGATACTAGAAAAACCACACCAAACCTAAGAATATTAGAAAAATATTCTGTTAAAGTTGGTGGTGGAGAAAATCACAGACAAAACTTGTCTGATGGAGTTCTCTTAAAAGATAATCATATTTCCTTTGCTGGGGGAGTAAAAAAAGCAGTTGAACTAGCTAAGAATAATAATTCATTTGTTAGAAAGATTGAAGTTGAGACTGAAAACCTAGGGATGGTTAAGGAAGCCTTAGATGCTAGAGCTGATATTATTATGTTAGACAACATGAACATTGAAACTATTAAAGAAGCTTTGTCTCTTATTAATGGGAAATGTTTAGTTGAATGTTCTGGTAACATAACTCTTAATAATCTTGAGAATTATCGTAATCTTGAAATAGATTATATATCTTCTGGAGCATTGACTCATTCTGTAACTCCTTTGGACTTATCTATGAAGAATCTTAGAGAAATTAAATAG
- a CDS encoding NUDIX hydrolase, with the protein MENQENLTEEEFLRNYDSSKYKKPSVTVDNIIFCINNLGDRGTKTVEYFNYDMEVLLIKRGNYPDKGKWAFPGGFIEMDENLEESALRELREETSIEEVEFQQLQAFGDVGRDKRDRIITVAYLALIKEKKEAKAGDDAKEASWFKVKCRKTVVNENDGEYILDIYLSNNELEICPKVKVISKRGYMLENKRYEIIDKSEIAGDHAKLLSVAIERVKEIEKLKINGDR; encoded by the coding sequence ATGGAGAATCAAGAAAATTTAACAGAGGAAGAGTTCTTAAGAAATTATGATAGTTCAAAATATAAAAAGCCATCTGTAACTGTAGATAATATTATTTTCTGCATTAATAATTTGGGGGACAGAGGCACAAAAACTGTTGAATACTTTAATTATGATATGGAAGTTCTACTTATAAAAAGAGGAAATTATCCTGATAAGGGGAAGTGGGCTTTCCCAGGAGGATTTATAGAAATGGATGAGAATTTAGAGGAGTCGGCACTCAGAGAATTAAGAGAAGAAACATCCATTGAAGAAGTAGAATTCCAACAACTGCAAGCATTTGGGGACGTAGGCAGAGACAAGAGAGATAGAATTATTACTGTAGCATATTTAGCTTTAATTAAAGAGAAGAAGGAAGCAAAAGCGGGTGATGATGCAAAAGAAGCAAGTTGGTTTAAGGTTAAATGTAGGAAAACCGTCGTAAATGAGAATGATGGAGAGTATATTTTGGATATTTATCTTAGTAATAATGAACTGGAAATTTGTCCTAAAGTCAAAGTGATAAGTAAAAGAGGCTATATGTTAGAGAATAAGCGCTATGAAATAATAGATAAATCAGAAATTGCTGGAGATCATGCAAAGTTATTAAGTGTTGCGATAGAAAGAGTTAAGGAAATAGAAAAACTAAAAATAAATGGAGATAGATAG
- the hypD gene encoding hydrogenase formation protein HypD produces MRGINLVIKDTVNRINSYKDEINIMVFSETHISAIEKFVLKDILNSNFKFSIGSSCQVTLIPTYYIDYLYNLALTEDVILATYGELLRIPGSSSEITLEKAKVKGASIQVIFSSLDAINIAIHNQSKKVIFLATGFETNIGATIISLTEAINKELDNFYILSLHRRIEGILSYFINEQKEKVDGFILPGNISLIIGEKGYSFINKYKIPSAITGFSFLDIVSSVEMIVNQRIKKEGKVEDNYKLFIPYDGNGLAKAIMEEFFYSKAGDNRGLGKLEESIYLLKSKYDKYDIEKIYPLNKYLGQTSSGENKICEKVIRGELNPSECVYFKNECKVGTPIGPTMASSEGACYVLSKYL; encoded by the coding sequence ATGAGAGGAATTAATCTTGTTATAAAGGATACGGTCAATAGAATTAATAGTTATAAAGATGAAATTAATATAATGGTGTTTAGTGAAACGCATATTTCAGCTATAGAGAAGTTCGTATTAAAGGACATTTTAAATAGCAATTTTAAGTTTTCTATAGGAAGTAGTTGTCAAGTAACGCTTATTCCCACATATTATATTGATTATTTATATAATTTAGCTCTGACAGAAGATGTTATTCTTGCAACTTACGGAGAATTACTTAGAATTCCTGGAAGCTCAAGTGAGATTACTTTAGAAAAGGCGAAAGTTAAAGGTGCAAGTATTCAAGTGATTTTTTCAAGTTTGGACGCTATTAATATAGCAATCCACAATCAAAGCAAGAAAGTTATATTTCTTGCAACGGGTTTTGAAACAAATATTGGAGCAACAATAATTTCTTTAACTGAAGCTATAAATAAAGAATTAGATAATTTTTATATTCTTTCACTTCATAGACGTATAGAAGGAATACTAAGTTATTTTATTAATGAACAAAAAGAGAAAGTTGATGGATTCATTCTCCCAGGAAATATTTCCCTCATTATTGGTGAGAAAGGATATAGTTTTATTAATAAATATAAAATACCTTCAGCAATAACTGGATTCTCTTTTTTAGATATAGTAAGCTCTGTAGAAATGATTGTTAATCAAAGAATAAAAAAAGAAGGTAAGGTGGAAGATAACTATAAATTATTTATACCTTATGATGGAAATGGACTTGCTAAAGCAATAATGGAAGAATTCTTTTATTCAAAAGCTGGTGATAATAGGGGCTTAGGGAAGTTAGAAGAATCTATATATTTACTAAAGAGTAAGTATGATAAATATGATATTGAAAAAATATATCCATTAAATAAATATTTAGGACAGACAAGCAGTGGAGAAAATAAGATATGTGAAAAAGTAATCAGAGGAGAATTAAATCCTAGTGAGTGTGTTTATTTTAAAAATGAATGTAAAGTTGGAACTCCTATAGGTCCAACAATGGCATCTAGTGAAGGTGCGTGTTACGTATTAAGTAAATATTTATAA
- a CDS encoding HypC/HybG/HupF family hydrogenase formation chaperone: protein MGITIPLKVIEINGNEALGEINGMRKNVRIDFIDSLEEGDYILINSGVALNKVSKKDALEIKEYLDSMSKL, encoded by the coding sequence ATGGGAATTACAATACCACTTAAAGTGATTGAGATTAATGGTAATGAAGCATTGGGTGAAATTAATGGAATGAGAAAAAATGTTAGAATAGATTTTATTGATTCATTAGAAGAAGGTGACTATATATTAATTAATTCAGGGGTAGCATTAAACAAAGTATCAAAGAAGGATGCTTTGGAAATAAAAGAGTACTTGGACAGTATGTCGAAGCTTTAA
- a CDS encoding 6-phospho-beta-glucosidase: MDGLKIVTIGGGSSYTPELVEGFIKRHKELPVRELWLVDIEAGKHKLEVVGDLAKRMVKKAGVPMEIHTTLNRREALKGADFVTTQLRVGLLDARIKDERIPLSHGVIGQETNGAGGMFKAFRTIPVILDIDKDMAELCPDAWLINFTNPAGIVTEALLRHGRNKKVIGLCNVPIGMEMAVAKMCNVEHDRVRMDFAGLNHMVYGLNIYVDGKKVNEEIIQTISEGKVDGIVKNIKDFEWTPEFIKALGVMPCPYHKYYYQSKNMLEDELREFAKGETRAEVVKRLEDDLFKLYDDPNLDIKPPQLEKRGGAYYSDAACRLINSIYNDKKDIQAVNTINNGAIADLPAESAVEISCIITKDGPKPINVGKLPVQINGLIQQIKSFERTVVEAAISGDYNLALLALTINPLVADEKMAKILLDELLEAHKEYLPQFNK, translated from the coding sequence ATGGATGGATTAAAGATAGTTACTATCGGTGGAGGTTCAAGTTACACACCAGAATTAGTTGAAGGTTTTATTAAAAGACATAAGGAATTACCAGTTAGAGAACTATGGTTAGTCGACATCGAAGCAGGAAAACATAAGCTTGAAGTAGTTGGAGATTTAGCTAAAAGAATGGTTAAAAAAGCTGGAGTACCAATGGAAATACACACAACTTTAAATAGAAGAGAAGCTTTGAAAGGGGCCGATTTTGTTACTACTCAATTAAGAGTTGGACTTTTAGATGCAAGAATTAAAGATGAAAGAATACCTCTTAGTCATGGAGTAATTGGACAAGAAACAAATGGTGCAGGGGGAATGTTTAAGGCATTTAGAACAATTCCTGTAATATTAGATATAGATAAAGATATGGCTGAACTTTGCCCAGATGCTTGGTTAATTAACTTTACAAATCCTGCTGGAATTGTAACAGAAGCTTTACTTAGACATGGTAGAAATAAAAAGGTAATCGGATTATGCAATGTTCCAATTGGAATGGAAATGGCAGTAGCTAAAATGTGTAATGTAGAGCATGATAGAGTAAGAATGGATTTCGCAGGTTTAAATCATATGGTTTATGGTTTAAATATATATGTAGATGGAAAAAAAGTAAATGAAGAAATAATTCAAACAATAAGTGAAGGTAAGGTAGACGGAATAGTAAAAAATATAAAAGACTTCGAGTGGACACCTGAATTTATCAAAGCATTAGGAGTCATGCCTTGTCCATATCATAAGTATTATTATCAAAGCAAAAATATGCTTGAGGATGAATTAAGAGAATTTGCAAAAGGAGAAACAAGGGCAGAAGTTGTAAAGAGATTAGAAGATGATTTATTTAAGCTTTATGATGATCCAAATCTTGATATCAAACCACCTCAATTAGAAAAAAGAGGGGGAGCATATTATAGTGATGCTGCATGTAGATTAATTAATTCTATTTACAATGATAAAAAGGATATCCAAGCAGTAAATACAATAAATAATGGAGCTATTGCAGACCTTCCAGCTGAATCAGCTGTAGAAATAAGTTGTATCATCACAAAGGATGGTCCTAAGCCAATAAATGTAGGAAAGTTGCCTGTACAAATTAATGGATTAATTCAGCAAATTAAGAGTTTTGAAAGAACTGTAGTTGAAGCAGCTATATCTGGGGATTATAATTTAGCATTGTTAGCTTTAACAATTAATCCATTGGTAGCAGATGAGAAGATGGCTAAGATTCTTTTAGACGAGTTATTAGAAGCGCATAAAGAATATCTACCTCAATTCAATAAATAA
- a CDS encoding aminotransferase-like domain-containing protein, whose product MTKYEQIIYDIKNDINNKKYKTSKKLPSVRDLSLAYNCSKSTVIKAYESLKNSHLIYSVPQSGYYVVEEHITPISMPNAFIDFSTGNPNIGKILTPDLKHCLNRAVDIYTNQPIDPDVYGIDSLRHLLPSYLAKFQVFTSVDNIFINLGIQQILSILTNMPFPNDKKNILVENPTYRYFISFLEHSGIKPIGIERNEYGIDLNELEHIFKNDDIKFFYTIPRNHNPLGTRYSKSQRLAIAELARKYDVYIVEDDYFGDIEFDSKYDPIYSYGDHHHFIYLKSFTKIIPWIKLGLTVVPDHLIDDFKLHANYSYFYSYFAPSLVSQATLEIYLKSNLLSKHIKSIKTEHKVRLNLLKEKMTELSNLNISYTKPTWGFYSYIFIPEYINEDLFVKKLGDRGVKIALGRPYFLSNSTYKKGIRLSVAKPNTDEIITGIDEIISLLKNGYQ is encoded by the coding sequence ATGACGAAGTATGAACAAATAATTTATGATATAAAGAATGATATTAATAATAAAAAATATAAAACCTCAAAGAAATTACCTTCTGTTAGAGATTTATCTTTAGCCTATAATTGCAGCAAATCTACAGTTATTAAAGCCTATGAATCGCTAAAAAATAGTCATTTAATTTACTCTGTCCCCCAAAGTGGATATTATGTTGTCGAGGAGCATATAACACCTATATCAATGCCAAATGCGTTTATAGATTTCTCTACTGGCAATCCCAATATAGGTAAAATCCTAACTCCTGATTTAAAACATTGTCTTAACAGAGCTGTAGATATCTATACAAATCAACCTATAGATCCTGATGTTTATGGTATAGATTCCTTAAGACACTTATTACCAAGCTATCTTGCAAAATTTCAAGTTTTTACATCAGTTGATAACATTTTTATTAATCTTGGAATTCAGCAAATTTTAAGTATATTAACGAATATGCCTTTTCCAAATGATAAAAAAAATATTTTAGTAGAAAACCCTACTTATAGATACTTTATCTCATTCTTAGAACACTCTGGTATTAAGCCAATAGGTATAGAGCGTAATGAGTATGGTATTGATTTAAATGAACTTGAACATATTTTCAAGAATGATGATATAAAATTCTTCTATACTATACCGCGGAATCATAATCCTCTCGGTACCAGATACTCAAAATCTCAAAGATTAGCGATAGCTGAATTGGCTAGAAAGTATGATGTCTATATTGTTGAAGATGACTATTTTGGTGATATAGAGTTTGATTCTAAGTATGATCCTATATATTCATACGGAGATCATCATCACTTTATATATTTAAAAAGTTTCACCAAGATAATTCCATGGATAAAGCTTGGTTTAACAGTAGTGCCTGATCATTTAATTGACGACTTTAAATTACATGCAAATTATTCATATTTTTACTCCTATTTTGCTCCTTCATTAGTATCTCAAGCTACACTAGAAATATATCTTAAAAGTAATCTTTTATCAAAGCATATAAAATCAATAAAGACAGAACATAAAGTTAGACTTAACCTTTTAAAAGAAAAGATGACTGAACTATCAAACTTAAATATATCTTACACAAAACCAACATGGGGATTTTATTCTTATATATTTATTCCTGAGTATATTAATGAGGATTTATTTGTTAAAAAGTTGGGGGACAGAGGCGTAAAAATTGCGCTAGGTAGACCTTACTTTTTATCTAATTCAACATATAAAAAAGGAATAAGATTAAGCGTAGCAAAACCTAATACAGATGAAATCATTACTGGTATAGATGAGATTATCTCTCTATTAAAAAATGGATATCAATAA